The genomic segment agagacaggagAACACACCAGACAGCGGCCCAGACAGTTTCTTTAGACAGAGCCAGACTATCGTTAGTTAGTTTCAGTGCATCGCTGGATTTCAGAcaatcagagctgaggaccCCTACCCCGAAATCCTGggtcctccaccccccctcacccctcagCCCCAGATGTGTGTCCCCGTGGAGCGGGGGCAGGGGGTGacctggggaggagggagggagggagggaattagctctctgctctctgtcttgaAGGGCCTGCTACTTTCAACACAGCTTCTTTTCGTCTTTGCCATAATCAATATATCAACTCAACTGTCaactgtctctctttgtctttgagTGTCTCTTTTACTATttcaatcactcacacacacacacccacacacacacacacagaaaatgaagcaggagagtgtgtgttaaAGGGGCAGTGGAAGGTAGGGAGGGGGCTTCCTGTCATTTGAATTACCCCCTACATGTGGGGTCAATATGTGCAATGCAGaagtatgtgcatgcgtgtgtgtgtgtgtgtgtgtgtgtgcgtgggtgtgtgtgtcgggggttGAGGTGGGGGCTGTGTGTGAGCTGTACCCCCCcatgcccccccctccctccctctaaaagGCTGTATAAAGGCAATGGGGGGAGAGGCACCTTTGTCACTTTGCTCTCAGTCACAGAGACAatcacactggacacacactctcactggacacacacacacactgggcacacacacattcctcagGGACACACTGATTATCTTGAGAAAAGAGGACTGCTGTGTATTTGACTCTCCCGCGGCCTCtagactgaaagagagaaggagggagagtgtgtgagcGAAAGAAACAGAACCAGACTGAGAGAAGGACAAACGCTACAGCGTCAGCCCAGAGTGGAAGAGGCTCAGTGCTGCTGGAGCGAGAAACGGATCTCCAACCTCTCGGAAAGTTTGAGAATTATCGTTAAAGGCTCCTCCAAAGCCGCCCAGCCATGAGGATCTTCAACCTGctctacctgctgctgctgctcactgctgctcTGGCTTCAGTCTCCTCTGTCAGACCAGGTAAGGAGTTTCACCTCTAACTTCTAACTGTCTTAATAGAGGGGTAGCATTGCTGATTAAGTTGGATACATCAAGACATGATTACTTATTTAGTCGTCTTTGTAACCTGGGGGCCAGATGGGCCGCAGTGACTTCTTGCCAATTTCTTCTCCTACATGTGAGAGTCATTTTGGCCTGTCAGTCATCATCAAGCAGGATGGACTACACTGCTATAGTACAGGCTGACTCAATATAGACCTAAGCGcagtgtggtgtggtgtggttgTGATTTAACTGACCAGCTGTATAAATTACGGTCGCTTTAAATTTTTAACAGTCTGTAGGCAGATTTCAGCCAGTGGGTTTCCAACTATGCAAGTCTACAGCCTGCTCCTATGGGCAGACAGCCACCCAGTCCAAACCGGCAAACTGCCTATGTGAGATAcaagttttagtttttatttaaaaaattaaTAGACATCATGTTCACCGTACCGCCTGCCGAAAAGTTAATGTGCGCATAAAACCTCCGCGTCGGGCGGGTAGTCGTCGCACGCATTCAGCAGGTGCGCCTAGTGCGCTTAAACCAAGGCTTGGGTATCTCTTTGGCCTTGCGGCGGAGAGAAACAGCTGTTGTTAGAGGCTTTAGGCTTCTGACATGATTAGGTCtgtgtgatggaggagaggagaggagaggcgaggaaggagagagagggaggccgGGGAGGGCAGCGCCGCCGGGGACCGAGCAGCAGCCGCAGCGCGTCTATTGTCCCCGGCTGGAAGGCGCTCCGGCGCGCTATTGTTAATCACGGTGTTAAAACGCCATGCAAATGCCCGAGCTCGATTAACATGACATGAAGCAGGAGTGCCCGCGACCAAGTGTAAAGAAGCCTACCTTTAGGCATGGAGAACATTTCTTTCAGAGatacaggaggagagggggaggaagagggagagagtcatAAAGTCATCCGGTGGTTTATCTCTTCCTGTGCTTCACTGTCAGCCTGTGAACTGCGGGAGTCAATAGTGGATTTATTAGGGACGTTTAAAATAATCATGTGTTAGGTCTATGTTTCCTGGTTTATTAGAAGGGGCCGCACTGCTGTTGGTTAATGGCTTCAAACAATAAAACCCATGCCTCGAAAGTGAGCTGTTCTATGGCCAAGAGCCTGAAAGGGTTAGTTAAGGTAATTCGACTTtaataatttcaaaataatacattaGTGAAAAAATAACGGCTGAAGAAACAGATCTACATCTACAGATCAGAGTGCCACATCTGATTTTTACTCCTAAAACTAATTTTGATTTGCACAATATGATATCCCTTGCGCCAGTTATGGTCTAACCCACTGGCGTTGGTGCCTTTTTTCGGCTAAATGAAAATTCACCTGTTTTATACACAAATAGCAGCTGGATTTGTTATTTGTGATCAAACAATCTGCTCGTCCAGTGTCATGATTCAGCAAAATCACATttcaaaatccttttttttttttgcagatttcCTGAACATCAGGCGAAAATATCACAGACACCACTGCCCATACAGACGCTGCCTGCCACTGCACTCCAGAGTACCCTTCCCCTGAGGTAaggcaggctctctctctctctctctgacacacacacacacacacacacacacacacacacacacaaggatgtgGCACTGGTTTCTCCAGTCAAATTGAAACCAGCCAGATCATCTGCAcctgtgtgactgtatgtgcactcatgcatgtgtgtgcgtgtgtgtgtgtgtataggagaAGTTATGAGCAGTCTAAGGCTGTGTGATACATGGGACTAAAACCCGGTTAAAGAGCTAGCAGGTGGCAgttaagagagtgtgtgtgattagtgCCAGAGGTGTGTATTCACACAGAACAGGAGTCCAGGGGAAAACAGGCTGAAGCATAAATCTCACTAACGATGAGGAGGTTTAGTGCCATGAGTGCTGTTTGAGACGGGCTGCCATGACTTTAGAGAGAGGTGGACGTTGAGGGTTGTTTAAGAGGTTTCAGCTATTATTGAACTCAGGAGGCCACTCGCCCAAGCAACCttactcctacacacacacacacacacaaagttactTAGCAATGGCTTTAGCCTAATCCTGTATTTCTCGTAGCAATGCCTTAAATACTCTTTTTTTCATTACAGGCAGAAGCACAAGAATGAGGGTGACAAGGAGAGAAAATCTGAAAACGGGGCAACGGCAGTGTGTGGCCCAAACACAATGGATGGACCCCAAAATGGAATACAATTATGGGACACCGTGAAAACGCCAGCCAAAGACAGTCATGTGTATGAAGCTGTCTCCCTCAGAAGAGCCACACAGACAGCCACGCTCAAATTCAAGTCCAGCTTCAACGGACCCTCAGATATCCTGCATGACTGACTTCTCACTTCTCACATGGAATAATTGCGAATATAAATCACACAATGTTATGGCAGCACATAGTTATTGATTCAAAAGCCAATACGTCTTTACTGTCAACccaaatatcacaataagtaTGGGAAAACAGGGGAGAGGAAGCTAACCCAACATCTCTCTTATGTATGATAAACACCCTCCTTCTATGGACCAAAGAGCTGGAAACAGCTGTGATGAGCATTGACATATGGTATTCCTAAAGTGTTTATAATGCATGTATGCACTTCAAATGTTTAATGAATaacattttaaactttttaataaaaacaattgTGTATAATGTACTGCTTTGGTTTCAACTTTACTTcatgagattgtgtgtgtgtgtgtgtgtaaaggaatGGGCCATCATATAACAGTGATTGTAGGTTCAGCAACACTAAAGAATGTCTGCACACTACATCCCAGGTAAATGTGTCAAGTCAGGGTAAAAAGCCTCTGAGAATAACAGTTGAAGCTGGATTGTAACCTAGATTTTATTCCAGAGAGATTTTTAACTTGGGATAAATCTtgtgaaaaacattttgtgtgtgtaacttAAAAGCAGAAAACCAGATCAAACACAGATACCTGTGGCACCCTGGATAACTTTGGGCTCCCAGTAGAAGCCACATGGGAAAAGAGTCGTAAATACTGCGCTCCCTGTGGAGTTACGGACCCCCGAACATAAAGGAAACACAATAGGGAACCACCAAGGGCTCGAATGACGACCTCAATATTTCTTTAAGGTGGATTCCCGTGACTGTTGACGTCACCCACGAAATTAAACGCAAGAAATAACAAGAGACGGGAGAATGCGTTCACACCGGCTAATGCGTGCCATTGCATCGTTTCATTTGTGATAAATAGGATCTTTTCTAGCTTCACAGCAGAATACGTCTCTCATATTGTGTTAGGACGATCATCAtgtcaaaacacaaaactgcatTCACTTTGTTGGATTCCATTGAAGTATTGTGCTTAATTGTAttgttaaataaaacaaaatgtgagaATATTAAAGATTTATTGGAACCTgatcacaaatacacaaacttaATAATTggacaaatagaaaaaaaaaagccacataTTCAGTAAGATAAGCATTAAGGGAACACATTCACACCATCTcaacgcacatacacacacagtcacaagtAAAATCACACTTATAGGCATTTATAGCGTTACTCGATCCCTCTCTCTCGCGTGTCGTCCGACCCTGATAAGCGATAACCTTtccgcctcttcctcttctccctcccgcTCTTTCAGTGCATTTGGCATTAACTTTGTCTCTGTCCCCGCTAAGCACAGATGATCTCTAAAACAATGTCACCTTTTCCGTCGCTTTCTCTCACAGTCACCAAAGGACCCGCATACACAGGTCACTAGGGGTCGTAACACAGTAATAAAACCCCTCCCCTCTGATCTGTGACCCatgtctcttctcctcctacCGCTCCTCTTTTACCATCCTCCACTCTCTTGTCCCGCAttggctcctctcctcctcttattCCTTCTACTATCTGTTCATCTCAGGTGATCCTGGTTTTCAGAGGACGTCGCGCGTGGAAGCCCTCCcgtctcagtctgtgtgtgcaggtgtgtgtgtgcgtgtgtgtgtgtgtagagggctTTCCTTACTCAGTAAACCACTGATATCTTTAGTCTCTTATCCAGTGTTTCTTCTCTCCTCAATCCTCTCCTTCAAACCCCGTGGATCCCGTCCCCTTctcctttgtctgtctcttaAGAACTGGGTGTTAAAGTGATCAGGCTCTCGCTCCGCGGGGCCATCTGCTCCAGAGAGGGTCGCGGCGGGctgagagggaggcagaggccGGACTGCGGTCAGTGCTGAGCGGTGAGGTTGAGCAGCCGCTTGCTCAGTAAGGTGTTGTGCTGTTTCAGGTACTCTATCAGGTCGGCCTGcttctccaccacctcctccagaCTGGAGCCctctctgtgacacacacacaaagcacaggTGAACAAGAcacggtgtatgtgtgtgtgtgtgtgtgtgtgtgtgtgtgtgtctcagtgggtcagctgtgagtgagtgagcacgtttacatgcacactaataaccCGGTAACTGGGAATAATTAGGTTATGGCAATAATTCAACTGACGCGTTTACGTGCTCTCTAGTAATGCGATAATGGGGAAAACCCTGGTTTACATGATTCAGTCATAGTTGGATTTCTCTCCTTAAGGAAGTGATGTGAATTTCAAACTTTCTGCCAGTTGTTTTGGACTTTGAACATGGCGCTGCACGTACCTTATTTTCATATGGTCAGGTTTCTGTctctcattattttgcactacttACGGTTGCAAAACAGTAACAAAcgctctccttcttctccatgCTGTTAGATGTTTACTGTTTCCCGGTTTTTGTCTTCTCTATCCGGTTATGCTTGCACTCAATcgcagatgtaaaaaaaactaaagaaaCCAGACTACGGGTATACATGCACTGAATAATCCAAAAGACTGAGCAAAAACCTAGCTGTGCTAATTGGATTTCTCATAATGCAGTCACAGCCTTTATCCAACTGAGGAAATCGCACGGTGCTGTTTACACGATCGCTTGATTAATCGTTGAATTGCCGTTGATTAGCGTGCATGTAAACGCGCTCAGTGAGTGCCAGAGTGAGTTTGTGAAAGAATAAATGTGTGTACCTGAAGCCAGTCTCAGTAGGTAGGCTTGTGCTACTGTAGGTGTGTGAATGTTCTTCGTGACTGACATCCGGGACAGCTCGCTCCCTGTTGAACTGCATCACCTTGACTAGAAAGGCATACAAAACAACTTTAGTTACTTTTCTAATTAAATCATGACACCATTGTTTTAACCCAGTGACTTGTACgttgcacataaacacacacgcagatagaAACAGTAGGCAGTGAGAGCCGTCCTGCCAAAGTTAATCACTCAGGTGAGAAAGagcacacatttgtttttttattgtcttccatgcccttctctctctcctaaacacacacaggctgttatATCCTGCACTCAGTCCTTATGGGCTGTCATATCCTGCACTCAAACCTCTAATTCTCACACCCTTAACATACACCTTTACACAAGGGGTGGGATTAGcggcaaggtgtgtgtgtgtgtgtgtgtgtagtatacAGTAGCTGTAAGAGGAGCCGGGAATGTGTATGGGAGATGGTGGTACTGTTTTAAATCAAGATaaggctgtggtgtgtgtgtgtttgtgtgcggatgtgaggtgagtgtgtggggaagggcagagggaggagctGACTGAGTATTGATAAGGCAGAGTGTCATTAGCCAGAGGAAATTGTCAGGGAGGTTCTAAAGAGCGCTATCTTTACTTTGCTACAGTGCGGCAACTCATCTCAACATCCACACATACAAACCACAGAAATACTGCAAATTCCTGCATAATGAGACcctaaatctgtgtgtgtgtgtgtgtgtgtgtaaatacagCAATAGTGAGCAAGTATGTGTGAGACATTCCAGGAAAGGCAGAGAAATGAAGAAGTGGGGAGaagaatagaagaaaaaaaaggacaaaaagcgATGATGAGCTTGCCTTTGTCGTTTCAGAGATGATAAGGTGGAGTGGCAAATTGTTGTCAAATGTTTACATCAACTGTAGTGAATCTATGAACAGACTAAATGCAAACATTTTCCCAGCTTTCAGTAAACTATgatgtagggatgggacgatgtgcttatctcacgatacggtttgatacgtgatatggggttcGATACATTACACACGTAACAATAccattcgatacaaccacaatacgatgtaataaataaatgttcagtgacaacaaagtctgactgtgcagaattatgtttatttctgagacacagatCTTTCTcgcaatggcactggcttgccagaataataatcaacaatttaaaaatgtcattacaaagtacaaataatataatttggatggagagcttgtgaaattgtgatgtcatttgtgattactacagcagaataaaatggagctaatattgcgattcatttttctgctccaccaaacatattgtcacatttttgtattgcgatatattgaattgtcATCCCTACTATAATGCCTTTCCAAGAAGAGGGAAAATTGACAAAATTACTGGATTTGGGCTGCAAGTATAAGGTCAGTGGTCCATCTCTCAACTCAACCAAATCTCTTGTCAATTAGAGTACATAAGGAAAAGGATGAAGTGTGAAGATAGGGTAGATGGGCTGGAAGTCAGGATGGAGTCTCTAGAGTGTCATGAACTACAGCAGGGggcaaaagacagagagagataccagGATGGAAGGACGGAGAGAGCCTAACGCTGCAGTGGAAAGGAGGCGACACATTTCACACCTTCCtgttagagacacacacactcacacacacggcTGGATAGACAGTGCTCAGACCCGGTCTAATGTGATGCCTCAGATCTGACCCACTTCAATCAGCCTTCTAGAAGCACACATTTCCAGGTGATAGTGCAGCTAGGTAGGTGCGAACAGCTAATGGTAACACGTGTAGTGCTCACAAATTAAATGCTTACAGTTAAGCTGTATTGACATCAGAGCACTGAAGGAAATGGATCGCAGCACCTACGGCATGCTGAGATTCGATCTCGGATAAGGAAAGGGGGAGAGTCAACACCTCTTAGCTGCAGCTTAGGAACTTAAAAGCATGCAAAGTAGTATGGAACTGTACTATCTGCTGGAAAATCAGTCCTGCTCACAAAGATGTGCTAAGATGTGTGTACAGATCTGTGtaggagctgcaggagagagtTCCTTCAAGGAGAATCCCTGAAAAGGATGCTGACGTTGTGCTCAGGCTTTGAGCTTGAAGATGAATGATCCCCTGAAGATTCGgcagtggaaaaaataaataaaaatcggTGCTACCGTGCAAAGCAACAACCCATTCTAAATTCTGAAGGGTACAGATTCTTCACCGTTATTCTACATTTTTGTGTAAGGAATCAAGATATTGTGCCCTTCTTAACTTTGAGTTAACTTCAGATGTTAAACCCAGAACATCACTTATGACTGGAACCTGGCTTTGTCCACAGTTACACTTCTGGTATCGTCTTGGTCTTTTCTCCACAATGGCTTTCAGAGGAGCCTTGCTTTACACCAGCTGCAATCAGCTGGATTGGCATTAAAGGGgcacttcagtgtgtgtgggtgtgtgtgggtgtgtgtgtgtgtgtgtgtgtgtgtgtgtgtcatccctCTGCCCTGCAGTGCTTACACTAAGTTCTGAccaaaaagaggagagatgtATTCTAAGTTAAGTCTTTGAAGGCCAAGGCATGGCTTTGATGTGTAAGGAGCATGCAGGCCTATAGAGGAGAGTGTATTCATGTTATAATGAGAGAGGCAGATACATACAGCAAacctcaaagacacacacacatgtgcacacacacacacacacacacacacacacacacttacattcaGCACGCACTTCAAAGAGAAGTTGAACGAGGCCTTCCTCTATGGAACTTCATGGCTGCAGGCATtacatctccctctttctctctaactcACCCACAAAGAGAAGGTTTCTTCTGCCTTTGCTCTTATGAACTGACCAATACCACCTTCGCTCTGTAcaagttgatgtgtgtgtgtgtgtgtgtgtgcatgcctgtgtgtttgtgcttatGTAATGAGGTTTGCACTGCAAGGCGTCGCTCAGTTTGAGTCGTGCCTGACTGCACTGATCTGACCTGGAATGCAATgggcacacacaaataccccCCTCACACGCTGAATCACCCTCACTGTAAACAAGAGGAcaatgtgtgagtgtctgtgtgagtcTCACTGTGGTTGGGTGGAGTGGGTTGAGGGCTACCCTTTGGCTAGGCTAAAGCCTAATGCCTCTTAtcttctctctttgcctctaGTATCTCTACCCCAATCTGTGCCCTTCAGCTGCCAAACACACCTTTAATATGGATTTCCTTTCAATACAGTTTCTTCAATATCAATATCCTCTGATACAGCATCTTTAACAGCAGTCTTCCTTTACAAACTGAGAGGATATACTTTGTACCATACATTGGCCAGTGTTTCAGCCTTTACCCAATATTCTGGTCTTTAATAACAACTGCAAGTTGTGTCCATTCTGTATTTCAGTATACAATACTAGAAGAGTTTGAGGCAAGTCTAATACTGGCCAATATTTGGTGGAATATGCAATGTATCACAAAATTAAATAACAATGTTGAGGCCAGTGCCAGACATGCTGTATAGTAGAAGCATTGGGAGCAGATAGAACGAGGGAtgcgagaaagagaggggagatagagcagagagagagagagagagagagagagagagagagagacagagattaaaCCGTGTCAAAATCCCTTAGACTACCCAGTTACAATATCTGCAGCATCCTAAATCCAGACCTTTCTCATAAAGCACAATGCTTTATGTAGAAGCCAAATTGGTTTTATACCTAAAAACATACCTCCAACCACATCTTCTCCCTTCACACCCTGATAGATCAAAATTTaaacaatcaaaataaaaaaatatttgcctgCTTCATTGACTTCAAAAAGGCCTTTGATTCAATATGGTATAAAGAATTGTTTTATAAAATATTgcaaaaacaacagattttttGTAAAAGAACATGGGGTGGGGCAGGGCTGCAGTCTGAGTCCAGTATTGTTCAACATCTGTATAAATGAAATAACTACAGTATTGGAACAGTCTGCAGCCCCTGGTCTCACCATACATGATACAGAGGTTAAATCGTTACTCTATGCTAATGACTGAGTCATACTGTCATCTACAGCAGATGGGCTCCAACAATTAGTTGAGCAATACTGTCAGTAGAGGGAACTGACAGTAAACTTAGATAAAACCTCAGTGTTTCAGAAGAAGTCCAGATCCCAGGGAGATAAATTCCACTTTAAGTATGGAGGAATCACACTTAAACAGTACAAGTTACAATGATCTTGGACTGGAAATCGGTTCATCTGGGAGTTTTGGCTCAGCTACAAAGACTCTAAGTGATAAAGCAAGACATGTATTTTATGCCATATTTTATGCCATGAAGTTAAAGTTTGGTAGAATATACCTATAAAGGTATGGCTCAAAATATAATCAGTCGATCCTGTTACCCATACTGGAGTGAAGTATGGGCCCCTATCTGTTTCCCATACTTTGATAAATGGGACAAAAGTCTGTCGGAAATCTTTCAGCTTGAGTTCTGCAAATCAGTCCTTGGTGTAAACAGAAATGCTCCAAGCAATGCTTGCTAAGCAGAACTAGGAGTCTTTCCCTTACACTTAGAAATCCAAAAAGAGCCATAAAATTCTGGCACCATCTTAACAGAGCTGACTTTGGGAATCTGAAaccaaattacaaaataaactgcAATCTTACTCACTTCTTCCTTAGAAAATtgaattttcaaaatgtaaaagaatgAAAATCTTTACAAAACTAAGGATTAGTGATCATAATCTAAATATTGAAACAGGAAGATATAAAAAAGAATGGGTGCCCAAAGACAAAAGGCTGTGTCAGCCTGTGAACTGCAACAAGTACACGGAATTGCACTTTTACAATGTCCAAAATACAAAAGTATGCGAAAAACATACTAACTACTTGAAAGAGCAATTCCTAACTTCTATTCCCTCCCAAATGCATTCAAACTCGCAATGATTCTTGGACAGGAGGACAAAACAATGTTACTTGCTGCCACATATGTTTCATTGTGTTATAATATCAGGGATGAAAATTAGGTACTAAATTGACTGTTATGCATTGCATATGGATCTACTATATATTGCCCATAGTATTGCATATTATCATATTTATGGAATCATATAtggaaagaagggagaaaaaaaatttaGTTTCTATAATTATTGAATTTGCCTATCCTTTATTGTACCATATTCATCTAGGCTATATTGTATCTTATTTTCTCCTGTGCTACAGTAATATGCTATGGCAACACTAAATACTACTTGATTTATGCCAAGAAAGCCTTCTCTGactctgagagacagagagagagagagagagagagagagagagagagagagagggaaagagaaagagagagagagagagagggaaagagaaagagagagagagagagagggaaagagagagagacagggagggagagagagagagagagggaaagagaaagagagagagggaaagagaaagagagagagagagagggaaagagagagagacagggagggagagagagagagagagagagagagagagagagagagagagggaaagatggcaGAAGGCTGAATGGTTGATTGTCATGCTGGTGAGTCTGAAAAGGGTAGGGCCGGGGGTATTGTGATGCGAATGTATCTAGTTAGTGtgggggtagtgtgtgtgtttgtgtgtataatataatttataGGGCGTGTCTTCTCCATATAGCACTACTGatattagtaaaaaaaaaacatggttaaCAATGAACAATGACTACATGCTGCAACACTCCAATGACAATACAATAAATCCTCACCAAGTTTCAGGGATAGATCAAAAATCCATgaaatattgctatcttaataaagtgtaaatctacAACTCCAGAGTGAGGGGCGGCGTGTAACTGAGCAAACTGTGAGTAAAATCTACTCTACAAACCAAACTAACTCATTCAACAATAACAAAATTACAAGTGATTTGAAGCACTCTTTTTGAAAAAGCATGGAATCAGTTCACAGGCGTTACAGATACTGTATTACCTGTGTAGAAGAGCAGACATGGCAACCCCACCAAGAGCTCCAACCCCAGAACGCTGAGCAGCATGTAGATGAACACGGGTTCTGATAGTCGAGCAGCCAGAACAGCTAACAGTAACACATTtcctacaaaaacacacacacacacatttactttaGCTTTACTATGAaaacactgccaccttgtggagAAAATGGAGCTCAACATTTGGAAATGATAGCCTTTATGGTTccctgaaaaacaaacatcttaTTTGATTTTAACATGGTAGATAGCCTTTGTGTTTATGTGAAGCCACACCTGTAGAGTGTATGGTGAGCGGCAGGTGCTTCAGTCCCTGTGTCTGTCGGTAGAATCGGAGGTATCCTCTGCTCCTGGCCCGGTTGTGATGGTGCTGCACACACCCACCAAACAACAGCACCAACACCCATAAACACACCTTCCCAAACACAATGACACTCTCCCCTCGCACATTACCcaacacactcgcacactccTCCTCCCGGCCAAATTTCAACACGCACACCACTGCCACGCACATGGACAACGCCACATACACAAtctaaaaagagaaagaaagggtatTGCAAGTGAGATTGAAGTA from the Centroberyx gerrardi isolate f3 chromosome 3, fCenGer3.hap1.cur.20231027, whole genome shotgun sequence genome contains:
- the tmem192 gene encoding transmembrane protein 192 — encoded protein: MDSKGAPQYAAAGTSVDMTRSSEEDPLVDGPLISADTLHSVIRREFQTIPTPCPAVLLSFLHIVYVALSMCVAVVCVLKFGREEECASVLGNVRGESVIVFGKVCLWVLVLLFGGCVQHHHNRARSRGYLRFYRQTQGLKHLPLTIHSTGNVLLLAVLAARLSEPVFIYMLLSVLGLELLVGLPCLLFYTVKVMQFNRERAVPDVSHEEHSHTYSSTSLPTETGFREGSSLEEVVEKQADLIEYLKQHNTLLSKRLLNLTAQH